The nucleotide sequence ttttttctgaagagttATAACATTTATTTCTCGACTTTATACAACAATAAATTACTAGAACAATGATGAAAGAGGGCATAAGATGAGGAAGTTATCTAtaagaataattattttttaatactgGTACAGTGTGaagagaagagagagagagagtgtaaaatggtcaaaaagaaGCGATCATTCACTTTACAATCATTATTAAGGTCAAGTCTATTACAATCTATGAAATTTACGTGCATTTTGATGATTTCTCTAATCAACATATTTAACCTTTTCTTGCATCTCTTAATGcacgctatttttttttagtgtgaaaaagAAGTATTTAGTGatccagtgattttttttaagaaaaaaatttattttacatgtTATTGCAATCTGCATGTTTGAATAACTTAATAGGATGATCGAGTGCGTGCAGAGAGGCAAATTGTGGATTTAGAGAAATAGGGAGAAAAAGTAGATTAAGAAATGTATACTCATTAAACTGTTTAAATAGTCATCAGATAAATCGATCAATTTCGTGCGTAATTGAAGCAATTTCACGTAAGATTAACATGAAAGCTCTTCAATCAATCTCAATAGTTATGCTTCTGTGGTATGTTTGGCAAGAGAGATGGAGAACGTAGAAATAGAAGATACGACGATGAAGATGTCGGGGCAAGATAGGAAAAGAGGCAAATGAATCTTTGATACTTCTATTGccattatgataaaatttatatgaataGACAACATCCCATTGTAGGTTTGCCTATTGAGGCGGTCAGTTGGATGAAGATGCCACAAATGactatgaaaaattatttgttatcACCTACTCAGGTCTAGTGACaccaatttttatataaataaaagaatGTATGACAGAGACTTGgtgaaaaatttccttttaaaaaatgCGCTTGAAAGAAAAGAAGAAGTGACCAAGAGAGACGCGCAGTATGCTGAAGACGGGGCATATGCGTGCTTAAGACGACTCACTTGTGTATACATTAGTGGAGGTATGAAAATGTATCATATATTGGCATAAAAGAGATATGAGTGGGGCTTGGAGTTGACCCAGAATGCATCGCAGTTCCGTTACATGATCATGATCAGCAACGCAACTGCGCGATCAATAAAACTTACTGTTTTTCCAACATCATTATTTTCCCTTTGACCAACCTCTAAACAAATTGGTCACTTTGTATGCCGCGCGATCATTGCCAAAAAAAACCTCTTTTTGGATATCTCTGACCCCCAAGAGATCACTGATCATGATCACGATATTGTGCGTGCTCAACGCACAGAGAAAGATGCGAAGCtgagtgagaaaaaaagaaattcattttagtGGGTTAAATATGTGAGAAAACAAATTATAAATCGCAGGATAAATACGAAAAAAACACGATCACtgaaaagggaaaatttctCTCAGCGagaaatcaagttttttttgagaaaaaaaagcacGAACACGATCACGAATTGATCGAAAGCATGATGAAATATTTTGGTAAGTTTGTTTTTTTGTGAAGATGAAGAATATTTTGGTTGAGTTTGTTTGGTTTGTCATTTTGTCTGTctgtattttgtttttatatatttttttaatatccgtatttagaaatattttttcgctttttttgtaagaaaaaatatctttaacatCCTAACTTTGCACTTATTAAATGCAACAGTAATTCTATTGcgatcaacaaagaaaaaatacaatattttataaaaattacatttttcatcgttattttaactttaagacttagaaatatttatatagttctttttctttcatttctttaGAGTGAGAAGAAAAGTATTTGAAAGTATAGAGATCGTGTCCATAGACATGTCAGTCGTCAATTtgtaacacaattttttttccttcatctattatttttatgtctttaaatgaataaataaattatagagAGTGATCTTTGTTGACAAACTGcgatagataaaaaaaaaagagttttccATCTAAGAATTGGTAGAGTAGTCAAAATAAATAAGggcattttttcagttttcgtcattttttcttttttttaaataaataaattaattcccTAAAAAAATTGACCAATTTCGCGCCAAATTTTGTTGTCCGTCCCCAAGAAATATGGGGACTTATACCTATTTTTGGGAGGGTAGCAAACCAATAATTTACTGGGTGTATCCATTGTAGGCCAGGTTGTGGGCATCGAAGGATCGGGCATAGTGTCCATGGTGATCCTCATAACCACCACCGTGGTGTGGGTGGGCAACAACTTCATAGCTCTGAGATTGTTTGGAGTCGAAGAGTTTCTTAAGACCAATAATACCGGACAGGAGCAGGGCCAATTTGCCAATGATGAGAGCCTTGAAGGCAATCAGGGCAAGGAATCCAATGGCCAGAGGGAGGAGAGCAGCAGCCTTCAGTTTGAAGAGAAGCAGGAGGGGCAGAAGGAGTTTCTTGGTCTTCTTTCCCTTTCCACGAGCTAGAggtttcaagaaaaaaaaaataaaacatttagaaCACCTTCCCGAAATCGAGAAGATCCCGCTTTAAATTTACCTTCATCGAGAGATCGTTGCATTTCCTGGATGGAATCTTTCGGGACTTTGAATTGGAGTGTGTGAGAACCTAAGAATCGAGCCACACGATCCACCAACAGTGAGTCAACTTCCGCCTCACGTGCCTCAGGTTCAGCTGGCAGGACAATTTCATTGATTGAACGTCCCGTGGCAACGGCCTCTGTCTGCACTAGGCTGACACCTTCAGCCAAATTGATATCACCATGATTGCCATCGACATAGTGCAAGGCGCGTTCCTGCAAAATTTACAGTTTCTTTTTAGAATATATACCTTTCAATCTAATTTCTCAGAGTGCAAGGCATATTTAAATGGGAGTACAGTAATGTGATCAGTGATGGCTACTTCCAGAATCCGGTCTTTCAACTGTTATCTCATCGTCTTATGGGCTTTGATCTTGCCACAAAACTGGCTTAAAAGAGTTTACACAACAGTTACTTGGGCATTTTTCCAACTGACAGAGAAAATTTGGGTAACTAGGCAATACAGGACAGGTTGTCATTCAGCAATTTGTTGAAAGATCGCGATACAACATCTTTGACAAGTTCATTGATTTTTTGTAacaaattttcacagaaaaaaaaagaaattgcgaTTGATGTCGATAAGAAGTTATTTGTAGCACTTTtagataatattgaaaaattccataggTGGGTGGCACACGTACCTTTAGGCATAGAACCATTGATTTATCACCACaatccttgacaaatttgaggGCTGTCGTGAGGAGGCCATCTGTTTCAGATGGACTGGCACTGGCCACAGCTATGGCAACAACTAACACACACAGTGACTTCATATTTGTTAACAATTAAagtttttgaattaaattatttaaaataaaaaaaaacgtttaaactAATTGTATTCACTGAACAAGAGACGGAGGCGCTTAGTAATCCCGATTGATCACACCAAGGCAGTGCACGTTGTTAGTGGTCAGAAGGCAGCCGGTGAACTGTGACTAGAAGACGCCGACGTCCGCGTTTTATTCTCTTGTGCACCTCTGGTGGCGATGTGTTAtggaatttaaattaatggACGATTTGAAAAAGACAAGTTGAGGTAGTAGAGGAGCTATATATATAGGTGGAATAAATAACGCGAATGGGTGAAAAAAAAGGTACGACACGATGACGATGGGTATGGTAGTGcttcaaaaaattatatctttGATATGTGGATTTCTCAACTTCCCCGCACTAACCGAAGACTGACGCACCGGAGATGGATGGCTCTATGTTTTAATGTTGGTTTGTGCGCCGGAAAGAGATCGCCATATCCGCCCAAAGTATACCAAAAGGGGGGAATCCGTACATTACTCCACAAGGGGGGATCTAGCGTCGCACAGAGTCTCCACACCACTTCTGTCTCCTCTCCTGCAGATAATATACATTGGCAAATGCCATTGTCTCACCACCACATCGCGGAAGAAGCACTAAACCCAACATCCCATCTCTGAAGATGatatactctttttttttgggcgGGACATGATCATCTTCAGCATACCCCTCGTACAATGTCCACATATCCAGTATGTGTACTTGTTTCccacaaaaaaaagaacaactaAAAAAACCATATGTATATACAATTTGGACCTCAAAAGACACTTGCTCaaaaaaaagtagcaaaagaaaagaaatgtaGAAAATGTGTGTAAAGAAACTCTCCCTGAATCGCGATCGTGAATCTTTAATGGCCTTAGCCCATTGCAAGGTGTGTAAAAGTCACTTGAGAGTGAGAGAAATGTCCGGTTTGTAAGGGAGACAAATTTTATCACATTTCGTGAATGAAAATTGCAGCATTAGgcttttgaaagaaattcagCGTGTGCAAAtgcaaatttgtcaaaatgactgttttttttgttgtcAAACTAAATTTCCATTTCGTGGCGTTTGAGAGAAATTTATCGTGATGTGACTGTTGGTGACAGCATGAGAAAAAGAAACCCACCTGGATGGGCAAATTTATTCAATGTCGCCCCgacagcaaaaaaataaataaattgagaatTGAGCGAGTCagtgaattttatttatgaaGTGATCTTTAAGCACATTCATACCTCATTCTCAGCATTAGCTGAAGGGGTAAGCAATTTCTGAGAAAGAGTGTTTGCATATGCTATTAATGGGCTTTCTTTCTATTtacattcataaaaaaaaactttttgaaaaaaaaaatcgtgtaagAAGTGGGACAGCATTGTTTAAATGTTTCATAAATGCCGCATTAAATAACTGTGTGTTATCatccaaaattaaatataattataacTTTTAAAAGATCAATAAGACTTTAATAATATTACAACACTTTTTGTAATTTCTCGCACTAACTATAAactaaacaattttatatttgtatataggggaaaggctcataattttgtccagtttcttattttggacactttgaggataaaattggacactaaaaataaattgattaaaatgatggatttttattccaatatttgatgaataatgaattctatctaaatatttgttctttttggaagattttaacactaaatacgttaaaatttgaatatgatttgagttgaaaatgctttgttgaaaattcagtgtgagcaattgcttacgagaaatatgacagaactttgtgtttacttcagtcttatttagttttggtgaagtactaacaaagtttgttcgctgtttttgagtgctattattgaatattcattgaatattgtgttgattcacgttactgatgatttgtacatttgacctgaagtgagatttaccttgtgaattatatttttcgtgtgaaaaatgggaaattttttaagacattcaccagtgaggtgatgattcctattttggacaggtgtttttctcacgaaatttcgtgaagttttagcttttgtctTAGCTTTTGTTTTAGCAAtccttttgtgatgactaggttggacaaatgcctgtagaaacaaaggagcatcatctctacgaaagagatgtagcgagaaatgccttgaaaggctcccggaaaggtcagggaatgagcgaatccgcacgtacttggagcaccgaagtcaactcactttaatgaatgatatggaaagtttccgggcttcttgtgacattctacgtttcccttacatgaacaggaagaggacttggtaagattggttcatcaaatgaagaacaatgggcatcctattgaggcggattagctgtccaaatttacagtcaagttggacaaattaataaacaagttgtccaaaataagagccaaggtcacctctacttatcaattcatttttaaacgtattaaaactaattttaataaaaataagactatAAATAGCtttctaagtttctaaacaacccttctgaaaagagagtaacaaaaaagtcaattagtatggaaaatatcgcacttcaaacttggaacttcgatgcctataagcagactgtccaaaattatgagcacttcccctacgtAGCGGAATATTACGTGTCGTGTATCATATATCATCTTGAAAACCTTTAAAAGTATATCCCGGCTTTGGTCTCTGAACATTTCGGTATAATTCATGTATAACAAAACGGACGATACCCTATTCTTAATTAAGATACATTTTAAAACCGCGCCAAAACTGCTGAAATGTATTAAGCGACTCCCTAATCGGGatatggaaacttcgtattttacatttcgtatgttacatgttcgtattgcacatttcgtattgcggaaacttcgtattctagtacatttcgtattctagtaaatttcgtattttactatttcgtatttcacatttcgtctttcataaattttgtacaaaaattgaacaggcgctactgataactttccaaagcatagaaaatttcctttaaggtgtctacacattgggagcaattttcgtcaaaaattgcgtttttgacagaaatttgacgtttccccctacaacgttgcagggaatttccttcaaaaaagcaatttttgacaaaaatttctcccaatgtgtagagaccattagcCTTAATAGGTAATACTGATTACTTccgaaaacacagaaaatttccctttgccccaaataaGCAATACTGATAATTAGAGCTTGAAGTTCGACTTTAAATTCAGACGCGACGCGCATAGCGCCCTTAACCCCATAAAACtgcaattatattattttattggttgatatgcttttGTAAAATGTATGtcagacgaaatgtgaaatacgcaatggtaaaatacgaaatatagaatacgaagtttctgcaatacgaaatgtgcaacaCGAACATGTAAtaaacgaaatgtaaaatacaaaGTTCCGCAGACCTCCCTAATctacaaaaaactaaatataccAATTACACGCAagatatgcctaaaaatatttctgaaatatttataaatggaATTTGAAGACGTGGTTTTAGATATTACGCGATAAAAAGAGGAGTTCAGATATTCGCGAGGACTGTGAAGTCCAGGACATTGTACGATGGTCAAGGTAAAGAAGGCGATAATGGTGATCAAGTGAACCGAATGGATGACACTAGACTTGCGAAAAGAGTCCAAAAAAATCTTCCAGCATCGACTACGAGACCAAGAGGTAGACCACTGAAAAGATGGTACGAGTCTTGGACATCAGAATCACAACTCCGGCTGATGTTCAGTACCATGGCATCTTCAAACAATCAATCACGATAAATAATCCGTAGCCCTACTGTGGGAAAAACAGGCATTTGCCTAGTTAaagtagaagaagaaaaagaggttTTAGACAAAGGACATTATAGGGTATGAATTACAACTCGAAGCGTATCTAAACCTCCTTTCTTTACTTTAAGACCTCTTGTTTTAGTTTCCACAATAAGATGTATCAGgcacaaattttagtatgttatagctaggccttagagctttcgatttaaggaaaaaaaatgaatatttcggGCTTTCTCAATCCAAGCCATTACAAGTCAGAAAATTGTCTTAAAATGGTCACAACCATGACGATAAGCCATTGTTAAGGCCAGATAAGTCTAGATAAACTTATGATAGAAGAGATTCTTTATATACAGAtgacctcgaaatgcatgcaaCTCGAAGTCATTGCGACtcgaaatatatgaaaattcgattgtgaattgacgAGTAAAGAATCGTGTTGagccaattttatttgtttccgACAACAGTTTTCTTGACGCGATTCTTATAGAATTccacaagagctttccaaaataccaaaatttttcTTCTAACAATTAGAATAGGAGATCTGGccattttgaaattcaatttttgaccccttttaGCTCGGGTTAAGGGGTCGGCTTAGgcctagctataacatactagaATTTGAGATGTGTAgatgccataggggctaagttattgagaaaacaaaaccGAGGGTTGTGCCAAGATGACGAAAGGGGGTGGGGaaggtggatctgacatcatgTGTATCTAGCTACCCATTGACATTGACCTGACCTTTGCCGAAAGCCATTTGTCGATATCCTTTTCCTTACtgtctccagaagtggttaaaCGACGAACGGGACACACGGGATGTCCATGAAAATCGAATTTTGGCGCATAATATTCGTGATTTGTGTTTAGTGTTAAAAcatgtagatccaaaattttggGCTCAATTTGTAAAGGCTGGATTTCACCAcgaaccacaaaagctgagattgtaaaaaatctcagataAAATACTCAAGTTTTTTTTGACTTACCTGTACTACATGAAGTTACACCTTGTAATTTGAGTGGTATATCTCCTATATTCTAATTATCATTATGGTAATTTTTATAGTTCATAAAAAACCGATAATATTTGTTTATTTCGATGTAtcgggcttttattgccatctTGTACATCGTTCagtttatgatttttattcGGTTTACAATGTATATGAGAAATATTATATGTCCCTTCGGTCCTTTCAgatgcttcaatcatttgcaccggttGGGACTAGaattcacaactgtgacagtcgagccgggggtcacaccgcccaaaaCCGTTAATATCAAGtccaatattaaaattataagtTATGATAAATTATTgcatattatattatatattatataatataaatattcagttattataaattattgcaAGATATTGGTTTCGAAGCGAAATTAAcatttattcacaaatttaattcacaaagaaaattaatttgaacaGTCTCAAACTGGCATTAGTCTTTTAActtaagttttaaattaaattgacagATATTCAGAGTTGACATTTCTGACACAAATGTCTCCGCTTTCCCATATAATAAGATTTAAGGTTTAAGATCTTTAACAGGATATAAACGGAAACACTGGATCTATTTTCACAaatctctacgacgtttcgaggatgtaCGTCCTCTTCATCAAGTATCGAATATGCTACGGAAAATCACGTTACAGGCGGGAATTGTTACACTGCAATTGGACTTGGATAACAACTCCTGTCTCTTCAACGCAATCTTAAAGAATCTTAAAGAAGCatcttttcatcttttttttctttttatagcctcatgttttttttaactggttactttcttttgttatttttatttttaatttttttctctttatcacaatttatCACAATGAGTCCTATTTTGTgatcaaataaatattctattctattctattttaCATAAGTCGACTTaacatagtatggaatggagtcGTCGATTTAATGTGTTATGATAACAAATCACtagtttttggtttttcgaaataattttatgGTAATAATTGGGAAAAGACTGTAACTGAAGGCAGGCCATAAGTAATTCTGCAAACCTATGAGGACGATTGCCTCTATCAAATGCTTCAGCCACCCTCAGCACCTGACTAGTGATGAGGGTCCGGCTGTCGACTGGGTTATCAGTTGTCGAACGGGTAGGGTCGgatgaacgtctgttcgacagggaacccctattgacacttttgtcaaaatgttgaaaattatttaatgtatctagggAAGtgtaagtaatataacgtttttttctgtaacttaccttttactataaacagagatgttcaaatttcatatcccaaatggtacagagtagggtgtcaataggtgctgacacgagttcataaagtgtcaatagacgttcgtTTCACCCTATAACGTTCTACAATGTCTTCGACAATGTGTCTTCAACTGTGCAAATAATATTGCATGCACCTTAAGTTTCTTGACTTATCCACCCTTTGAGCAATAATGCAAGAATTGTCTGCTGAAGGGAAATTTCAGCGGAAGATGCAGATTGTTGGAATGAAATTACAATGTCGTGTCTCTCTGTTGTATAGATATAGATTTCATGTGTAATTTCTTGCAATAATTAATCTAAAAGACCATTCAATTATCTGCTTTATTCACCAATCGACCTACAAATGCATCTGTTTTTCCTCAGCATTTTCACCCTTTTACATGGGCCCATCATCAGTATGGTACAAGTGTGAAAGAAACACGAGACATGCGTTCAATTGAACAATGAAATTGCCAAAGAATTAGCGTGGAAGGTatgataaaaaaagaaagaaaaaacggTATTACTCCAATTTCCGTTCAAAATCGCATCACTTCTCAAGTGTCTTCTTCAAAAGGTATAACAACACGATGAGTACGGGAGATATGAGACCATGGTAAGTCGCTCATGAGACGCTAATGGATGAAAGTGATGTATGCtctctatgattttttttgagtgGCTCAATAGACGgcgaaaagaaaatattgtaatgAAAGATGAAATGGGTGATGATGGTGgtataaagaaataaagaaaaaaaaatctgcagtcTCAATGGAAACCCATAATTTATTTTCCTCCTTCCCTTTCCCACACTCTAACTCTTTTCGCCTCACCACGAAGCACAATGGCATCAAGATCGAAGAAATATCAGCATGAATGAAATAAATGACCATCCCATTGCGGATGTTGCCTTCAAGGTAACATTTTTTCCACCCAAAATACTCATCTGTaga is from Phlebotomus papatasi isolate M1 chromosome 1, Ppap_2.1, whole genome shotgun sequence and encodes:
- the LOC129798994 gene encoding uncharacterized protein LOC129798994, which codes for MKSLCVLVVAIAVASASPSETDGLLTTALKFVKDCGDKSMVLCLKERALHYVDGNHGDINLAEGVSLVQTEAVATGRSINEIVLPAEPEAREAEVDSLLVDRVARFLGSHTLQFKVPKDSIQEMQRSLDEARGKGKKTKKLLLPLLLLFKLKAAALLPLAIGFLALIAFKALIIGKLALLLSGIIGLKKLFDSKQSQSYEVVAHPHHGGGYEDHHGHYARSFDAHNLAYNGYTQ